Proteins encoded within one genomic window of Chlorobaculum sp. MV4-Y:
- a CDS encoding M16 family metallopeptidase: MSNGSLLKSTGRILTFGLALLHLISCTSMIPETKTNQNESYPYTTVPGDSLHTRIYKLKNGLTVYMSPYHDEPRIYTSIAVRAGSKNDPAETTGLAHYLEHMLFKGTDSIGSLDYAKEHTELEKIIELYEKYRATSDPEHRAAIYRDIDSISNVAAQFTVPNEYDKLLNSIGAKGTNAYTWVEQTVYINDIPSNELDRWLTIEAERFRNPVMRLFHTELETVYEEKNMTMDSDSRKLWEELFEGLFTKHTYGTQTTIGKAEHLKKPSIKNVIDYYRSWYVPNNMAICIAGDFDPDATIRLIDQKFSKLEPKPVPEFHPPVEPPITKPVVKTVTGPEAEELVLGFRFGGADSDDADMLALIDKILFNQTAGLIDLNLNQQQKVLEGGSMLVLMKDYSAHILSAKPRDGQSLDEVKALLLEQLDLVKKGEFPDWLVTAVINDLKLEELKAYESNRGRSEAFVDTFVWDMDWARQVNRFERLEKITKAEIVEFAKQHYGQNYVAVYKKHGQCKSEAKIQKPPITPIKVNRDRSSVFAENLLAKKSTEVQPVFVDFKKDIGYYKLTPEISLNYVPNKENELYSLYLMFDAGSNLNRKIDTALDYLSYLGTSRLSPAEFSQELYKLGAEFTVLTSDDYVYLKLSGLKENFPQAIALLDELLRDAQPDAPALEKLKEGIRKERADEKLSKRKILFEAMVNYGKYGPKSPFTNVLSDEEIDKLTPEELLGEIKNFMNYRHRVLYYGPDSPETLMTELRSMRHFGQTFQPVPKSDPFVELETTKNHVYVVDYDMTQAEIIMLSRSESYDASKVPLVTLFNEYYGGGMSSVVFQEMREAKALAYSVFSVYRLPKEKDRHSYVFSYIGTQSDKLPEALEGFGELMQKLPESPELFASAKAGIDQKIRTERLTKADVLFTLEEARRLGLDRDIRQDVFREVPGMSFSDIEQFHETRFRNKPQIMLVLGKKEQLDLETLRKYGEISFLTLREIFGY; this comes from the coding sequence ATGTCCAACGGCTCATTACTGAAATCAACGGGCAGAATCCTCACCTTCGGGTTGGCGCTGCTCCATCTCATATCCTGTACATCCATGATACCTGAAACCAAGACGAACCAGAACGAAAGCTATCCATACACCACCGTCCCCGGCGACTCGCTACACACGCGGATTTACAAGTTGAAAAACGGCCTCACGGTCTATATGAGTCCCTACCACGACGAGCCGCGAATCTACACCTCCATTGCCGTGCGGGCGGGCAGCAAGAACGACCCCGCAGAGACGACGGGACTGGCGCACTACCTCGAACACATGCTCTTCAAAGGCACCGACTCCATCGGCTCGCTCGACTACGCCAAAGAGCACACCGAGCTGGAAAAAATCATCGAGCTGTACGAAAAGTACCGCGCCACCAGCGATCCGGAGCATCGCGCGGCGATCTACCGCGACATCGACAGCATCTCGAACGTCGCGGCGCAGTTCACCGTGCCGAACGAGTACGACAAGCTGCTCAACTCCATCGGCGCGAAGGGCACCAACGCCTACACCTGGGTGGAACAGACGGTTTACATCAACGACATTCCCTCCAACGAACTCGACCGCTGGCTCACCATCGAGGCCGAGCGCTTCCGCAATCCGGTGATGCGCCTCTTCCACACGGAGCTTGAAACGGTGTATGAAGAAAAGAACATGACGATGGACAGCGACAGCCGCAAGCTCTGGGAGGAGCTGTTCGAAGGTCTGTTCACGAAGCATACCTACGGAACGCAGACCACCATCGGCAAGGCGGAGCACCTGAAAAAACCATCGATCAAGAACGTCATCGACTACTACCGCTCCTGGTACGTGCCGAACAACATGGCGATCTGCATCGCGGGCGACTTCGATCCCGACGCAACGATCCGCCTGATCGACCAGAAGTTCTCGAAACTCGAACCGAAGCCAGTGCCGGAGTTCCATCCGCCGGTTGAACCGCCCATCACCAAACCGGTCGTCAAGACCGTCACCGGCCCGGAGGCCGAGGAGTTGGTGCTCGGATTCCGCTTCGGCGGCGCGGATTCAGATGACGCCGACATGCTGGCGCTGATCGACAAGATTCTCTTCAACCAGACTGCCGGCCTGATCGACCTGAACCTCAACCAGCAGCAGAAGGTACTCGAAGGCGGCTCGATGCTGGTGCTGATGAAGGACTATTCGGCGCACATCCTCAGCGCCAAGCCGCGCGATGGCCAGAGCCTCGACGAGGTGAAGGCACTCTTGCTCGAACAGCTCGACCTCGTCAAGAAAGGCGAGTTCCCCGACTGGCTGGTGACGGCGGTCATCAACGACCTCAAGCTCGAAGAGCTGAAAGCGTACGAGTCGAACCGTGGCCGCTCGGAGGCGTTCGTTGACACCTTCGTCTGGGACATGGACTGGGCACGGCAGGTCAACCGCTTCGAGCGACTCGAAAAGATCACGAAGGCCGAGATCGTCGAGTTCGCCAAGCAGCACTACGGCCAGAACTACGTCGCCGTCTACAAAAAACACGGCCAGTGCAAAAGCGAGGCCAAAATCCAGAAGCCGCCGATCACGCCGATCAAGGTCAATCGCGACCGCTCGTCGGTGTTCGCCGAAAACCTGCTCGCGAAAAAGAGCACCGAGGTGCAGCCCGTGTTCGTCGATTTCAAAAAAGATATCGGCTACTACAAGCTCACGCCTGAGATCAGCCTCAATTACGTACCGAACAAAGAGAACGAGCTGTACAGCCTCTACCTCATGTTCGACGCCGGCTCGAACCTGAACCGCAAGATCGACACGGCGCTCGACTACCTGTCGTACCTCGGCACCTCGCGCCTCTCGCCCGCCGAGTTCAGCCAGGAGCTGTACAAGCTTGGCGCGGAGTTCACGGTACTGACTTCGGATGATTACGTTTACCTGAAACTCTCAGGCCTTAAGGAGAACTTCCCGCAGGCCATCGCTCTGCTCGACGAGCTGCTCCGTGACGCGCAGCCCGACGCTCCGGCGCTCGAAAAGCTCAAGGAGGGGATCCGCAAGGAGCGGGCTGACGAGAAGCTCTCGAAACGTAAAATCCTCTTTGAGGCGATGGTCAATTACGGCAAGTACGGCCCGAAGTCGCCCTTCACCAACGTCCTGAGCGACGAGGAGATCGACAAGCTCACGCCTGAAGAGCTGCTCGGGGAGATCAAAAACTTCATGAACTATCGCCACCGCGTACTCTACTACGGCCCAGACTCACCGGAAACGCTGATGACCGAACTGCGCTCCATGCGCCACTTCGGCCAAACGTTCCAGCCAGTGCCGAAAAGCGATCCGTTCGTGGAGTTGGAGACGACGAAAAATCACGTCTATGTGGTCGATTACGACATGACGCAGGCCGAAATCATCATGCTGTCGAGAAGCGAGAGTTACGACGCCTCGAAGGTGCCGCTCGTCACGCTCTTCAACGAATACTACGGCGGTGGCATGTCGTCGGTGGTGTTCCAGGAGATGCGCGAGGCGAAAGCACTTGCTTACTCGGTCTTTTCGGTCTATCGCCTGCCGAAGGAGAAGGATCGCCACAGCTACGTGTTCAGCTACATCGGCACTCAGTCCGACAAGCTGCCCGAGGCGCTCGAAGGATTCGGCGAGCTGATGCAGAAGCTGCCCGAATCGCCAGAGCTGTTCGCTTCGGCCAAGGCGGGCATCGACCAGAAGATCCGTACCGAGCGTCTCACCAAGGCCGATGTGCTCTTCACCCTCGAAGAGGCGCGACGCCTCGGCCTCGACCGCGACATCCGGCAAGACGTGTTCCGCGAAGTGCCCGGCATGAGTTTCAGCGACATCGAGCAGTTCCACGAAACCCGCTTCCGCAACAAGCCGCAGATCATGCTGGTGCTCGGTAAAAAGGAGCAGCTCGACCTCGAAACGCTCCGCAAGTACGGCGAGATCAGCTTCCTGACACTCAGGGAGATTTTCGGCTACTGA
- a CDS encoding LptF/LptG family permease, whose translation MKDAKATLDEAGNRENPLLKLPGFGNFTIIDRYIARQFLTIFLFALASFAALFILINLVENLDRFLDRHIPFGRIIIYYLSGLPDTFLLTSPLSVLLASLFVTGKLSMQSELPALKSAGMSLSRLMKPFLVVTLVITAFNTVNSCFIAPAMYDWSKGFEKRYLKKQQDNGKEPLHIRESKNRILTVAEIGPDRKSAATVSLETFNGSQIVERIDADSLRIITRKKYWILYNTKKRTFSNGIETLATKPGADTLKLSLAPNTFKMIDTDPDEMNIVQHVDFIWQKARSGLSGLERATVKLHTKLALPLASMIIVLIGVPLSSKKKRSGLAVEISISLLIGLLYLGMLKTIGSLGYDGLLDPVLAAWLPDMLFITAGAFLYRSADH comes from the coding sequence ATGAAAGACGCCAAAGCGACACTGGACGAAGCGGGCAACCGGGAGAATCCACTCTTGAAGCTGCCCGGCTTCGGCAATTTCACGATCATCGATCGCTACATCGCCCGGCAGTTCCTGACGATCTTCCTCTTCGCGCTCGCGAGTTTCGCCGCACTGTTCATTCTGATCAATCTGGTCGAAAATCTCGACCGGTTTCTGGACCGGCATATCCCATTCGGCAGGATCATCATCTACTACCTTAGCGGCCTGCCGGACACCTTTCTGCTCACCTCGCCGCTCAGCGTACTGCTCGCCTCGCTTTTCGTGACCGGCAAGCTCTCAATGCAGAGCGAACTGCCCGCACTCAAATCGGCGGGCATGAGCCTGTCGCGCCTGATGAAGCCGTTTCTTGTCGTAACGCTCGTGATCACGGCGTTCAACACAGTCAACTCCTGCTTCATCGCCCCGGCGATGTACGACTGGTCGAAAGGATTCGAAAAACGCTACCTGAAAAAACAACAGGATAACGGCAAAGAGCCGCTACACATCCGTGAGTCGAAAAACCGCATCCTGACCGTCGCCGAGATCGGCCCCGACCGTAAAAGCGCGGCAACTGTCTCCCTCGAAACGTTCAACGGAAGCCAGATCGTTGAGCGCATCGATGCTGATTCGCTCCGGATCATCACCCGCAAGAAATACTGGATTTTGTATAACACGAAAAAGCGCACCTTCTCGAATGGCATCGAAACGCTCGCCACCAAGCCGGGCGCGGACACCCTGAAGCTCTCGCTGGCACCCAATACGTTCAAGATGATCGACACCGACCCGGACGAAATGAACATCGTGCAGCACGTCGATTTCATCTGGCAAAAAGCGCGTTCGGGGCTATCAGGACTTGAACGGGCGACGGTCAAGCTGCACACCAAGCTCGCCCTGCCGCTGGCCAGCATGATCATCGTGCTGATCGGCGTACCGCTCTCCTCGAAGAAAAAGCGCAGCGGTCTGGCGGTGGAGATTTCCATCAGCCTGCTCATCGGGCTTCTCTATCTCGGCATGCTCAAAACCATCGGCAGCCTCGGTTACGACGGTCTGCTCGATCCCGTGCTCGCCGCCTGGCTGCCCGATATGCTCTTCATCACAGCCGGTGCGTTCTTGTACCGGTCAGCCGACCACTGA
- a CDS encoding S-adenosyl-l-methionine hydroxide adenosyltransferase family protein translates to MLQPPLIVLMTDFGLEDAFVGVMKGVIATICREARVIDLTHSISAQNVRQAAFHLDRSVGYFPDGTIFVSVVDPGVGTARRAIGVEAGPYFFIAPDNGLLTPVFERWANAKCHELTKPTYQLANPSATFHGRDLFSPAAAHLATGVPLDAFGAAIDVANCTRIELWKNRPLEEGNGWQGEVIATDHFGNLITSFEASMIAGGEDWKVTVGNSAPLPIVRTYGEVKPGQPLAYIGSSGMIEIAIHNGNASAELEVGEGELVHLCKS, encoded by the coding sequence ATGCTCCAGCCACCGCTCATCGTACTCATGACCGATTTCGGCCTCGAAGATGCCTTCGTCGGCGTGATGAAAGGGGTCATCGCCACCATCTGCCGCGAGGCCCGCGTGATCGACCTCACCCACTCCATCAGCGCCCAGAACGTCCGCCAGGCCGCCTTCCACCTCGATCGCTCCGTCGGCTATTTTCCGGACGGGACGATCTTCGTCAGCGTGGTCGATCCCGGCGTCGGCACCGCCCGTCGGGCCATCGGCGTCGAGGCCGGACCATACTTTTTCATTGCACCGGACAACGGTCTCCTCACGCCAGTCTTCGAGCGCTGGGCGAACGCAAAATGCCACGAGCTGACGAAACCGACCTACCAGCTCGCAAACCCGAGCGCCACCTTCCACGGCCGCGACCTCTTCAGCCCCGCCGCTGCCCACCTCGCCACTGGTGTGCCTTTGGACGCCTTCGGCGCAGCGATTGACGTCGCGAACTGCACAAGAATCGAGCTATGGAAAAACCGCCCATTGGAGGAAGGGAACGGCTGGCAAGGTGAAGTGATTGCGACCGACCACTTCGGTAACCTCATCACCTCGTTTGAAGCCTCGATGATCGCGGGCGGCGAAGACTGGAAAGTCACAGTCGGCAACTCCGCACCACTGCCCATAGTCCGAACCTACGGCGAAGTGAAGCCCGGCCAGCCGCTCGCCTACATCGGCAGCAGCGGAATGATCGAAATCGCAATCCACAACGGAAACGCGAGTGCTGAGCTGGAAGTTGGGGAGGGAGAGTTAGTGCATCTTTGTAAAAGCTGA
- a CDS encoding RNA polymerase sigma factor RpoD/SigA, with protein MRQLKISKQITNRESLSLDRYLQEIGKYDLLTAEDEVKLTMAIKEGYDMPVDTVEYKRAKRALDKLIKGNLRFVVSVAKQYQNQGLTLGDLINEGNLGLIKAAKRFDETRGFKFISYAVWWIRQSILQALAEQSRIVRLPLNRVGTLNKISKAYSQLEQEYERDPNTKELANLLDMDSQDVADTLKIAGRHVSVDAPFAQGDDNRLLDVLQNDGHMPDHTLNRDSLTLEVERSLSVLAPREADVIRSYFGIGMDNPLTLEEIGEKFKLTRERVRQIKEKAIRRLRQSAYNKVLKEYIGS; from the coding sequence ATGAGGCAATTGAAAATCAGTAAACAGATTACTAACAGGGAGAGTCTCTCCCTTGATCGTTACCTTCAGGAAATTGGCAAGTACGATCTGTTGACGGCCGAAGACGAGGTGAAGCTTACCATGGCCATCAAGGAAGGTTACGATATGCCGGTTGATACCGTCGAGTACAAACGTGCCAAGCGGGCGCTCGACAAGCTGATCAAGGGTAACCTGCGCTTTGTGGTTTCGGTGGCCAAGCAGTACCAGAACCAGGGGCTGACTCTTGGCGACCTTATCAATGAAGGCAACCTCGGCCTCATCAAGGCGGCTAAGCGCTTCGACGAAACCCGAGGCTTCAAGTTCATCTCCTACGCGGTGTGGTGGATCCGCCAGTCGATTCTCCAGGCGCTGGCTGAGCAGTCCCGAATCGTGCGCTTGCCGCTCAATCGTGTTGGTACGCTCAACAAAATCAGCAAGGCGTACAGCCAGCTCGAACAGGAGTACGAGCGTGATCCGAACACCAAGGAGCTGGCCAACCTGCTCGACATGGATTCGCAGGACGTCGCCGACACCCTCAAGATTGCCGGACGTCACGTTTCGGTCGATGCGCCCTTCGCGCAGGGTGACGACAACCGCCTGCTTGACGTGTTGCAGAACGACGGCCACATGCCCGACCACACGCTGAACCGCGATTCGCTCACCCTCGAAGTCGAACGTTCGCTCTCCGTGCTTGCACCGAGAGAGGCTGACGTTATCCGCTCCTACTTCGGTATCGGCATGGACAACCCGCTCACCCTTGAGGAGATCGGTGAAAAGTTCAAGCTTACCCGTGAGCGCGTCCGCCAGATCAAGGAAAAAGCGATCCGCCGCCTCCGCCAGTCCGCCTACAACAAGGTGCTCAAGGAGTACATCGGAAGCTGA
- a CDS encoding valine--tRNA ligase: MSDHSAQNLDKTYNHHEVEERWRSAHWEALGAFHAESSRVLEGGATPYTVLMPPPNVTGSLTLGHVLNHTLQDIFIRYARMSGKEALWLPGTDHAGIATQTVVEKKLRKEGVTRHDLGRHDFLDKVWEWREEYGGLILRQLRKLGISCDWRRNLFTMDERASEAVINTFVALYREGLIYRGRRIINWCPVSQTALSDEEVIMKSRRDKLVYVSYPLAKDPSRSITIATVRPETILADVAIAVNPNDERYADLIGELVVVPIAGRHVPVIADDYVDIEFGTGALKITPAHDPNDYEVAKRHNLPVFSVIGKDARMTDECGYAGMDRFEARDKIVADLEELGHLVKVEEYEHNVGYSERADVVVEPYLSEQWFVKMQPLAEPALKAVNDGEIRFHPEHWINTYRHWMENIQDWCISRQLWWGHRIPAWYDDKGNVWVAPSYEEACHLAGTDKLSQDEDVLDTWFSSWLWPLTTLGWTGLHSDNDDLRAFYPTDTLVTGPDIIFFWVARMIMAGLHFKGDVPFRDVYFTSIIRDMKGRKLSKSLGNSPDPLKVIDTYGTDALRFTIVYIAPLGQDVLFGEEKCELGRNFATKIWNASRFVFMQREKLFSTREEFVEAFAGFTPDRALLSTAGLWLMSRYNAMLERYHQAMASFKVNDMVKIVHEFFWGDYCDWYVEALKSELAGETSEERGHHAVCLAVSVLEGVLKALHPVMPFITDEIWHAIAPRGNEETIAKEVMPQPDASWTAEDAAAFDLVRNMVSEIRSLRSAFNVPHDLRASAVIRVSSPGTLAALEAGRNIFPALTRCEVELGESVERPAHSAASVVDGNELFIRLEGLISFEKEKERLQKEITKVTAYIGSLEKKLSNEKFVSNAPADVVAKEKEKLEESRSMVLKLQENLEVLS, encoded by the coding sequence ATGAGTGACCATTCCGCGCAGAATCTCGATAAAACCTATAACCACCACGAAGTAGAGGAGCGCTGGCGAAGCGCGCACTGGGAGGCGCTCGGCGCGTTTCACGCCGAAAGCTCGCGCGTGCTCGAAGGCGGCGCGACGCCCTACACGGTGCTGATGCCGCCGCCGAACGTGACCGGCAGCCTGACGCTCGGCCACGTGCTGAACCACACGCTTCAGGACATCTTCATCCGCTACGCCCGCATGAGCGGCAAGGAGGCGTTGTGGCTGCCCGGCACCGACCACGCGGGCATCGCCACGCAGACGGTGGTGGAGAAGAAGCTGCGCAAGGAGGGGGTCACGCGCCACGATCTCGGACGGCACGATTTTCTCGACAAGGTGTGGGAGTGGCGCGAGGAGTACGGTGGCCTGATTCTGCGCCAGCTCCGTAAGCTCGGCATTTCGTGTGACTGGCGGCGCAACCTTTTTACGATGGACGAACGCGCTTCCGAAGCGGTCATCAACACCTTCGTGGCGCTCTATCGCGAGGGGCTGATCTACCGTGGCCGCCGCATCATCAACTGGTGCCCGGTGTCACAGACGGCGCTTTCGGACGAAGAGGTCATCATGAAGTCGCGGCGCGACAAGCTGGTCTATGTGAGCTATCCGCTCGCCAAGGATCCGTCGCGCTCAATTACGATTGCGACCGTTCGTCCCGAGACGATTCTGGCCGACGTGGCCATCGCAGTCAATCCGAATGACGAGCGCTATGCAGACCTGATCGGCGAGCTGGTGGTGGTGCCGATTGCCGGACGTCACGTACCGGTCATCGCCGACGACTACGTCGATATCGAGTTCGGCACCGGCGCGTTGAAGATCACCCCGGCGCATGACCCAAACGACTACGAAGTGGCCAAACGCCACAACCTGCCGGTCTTTTCGGTGATTGGCAAGGATGCCCGCATGACCGACGAGTGCGGCTATGCGGGGATGGATCGCTTCGAGGCCCGCGACAAGATCGTTGCCGATCTCGAAGAGCTGGGTCATCTTGTCAAGGTCGAGGAGTACGAGCACAACGTGGGCTACTCCGAACGCGCTGACGTGGTGGTCGAGCCGTACCTCTCCGAGCAGTGGTTTGTCAAGATGCAGCCGCTCGCCGAACCGGCGCTCAAGGCGGTCAACGACGGCGAAATCCGCTTCCACCCCGAGCACTGGATCAACACCTATCGCCACTGGATGGAGAACATCCAGGACTGGTGCATCTCCCGCCAGCTCTGGTGGGGTCACCGCATTCCGGCCTGGTACGACGACAAGGGCAATGTCTGGGTTGCGCCGTCGTACGAAGAGGCGTGCCACCTGGCGGGCACCGACAAGCTTTCGCAGGACGAGGATGTGCTCGACACCTGGTTCTCGTCGTGGCTCTGGCCGCTGACCACCCTCGGCTGGACGGGCCTGCACAGCGACAACGACGACCTGCGTGCCTTCTACCCGACCGACACGCTGGTGACCGGCCCGGACATCATTTTCTTCTGGGTAGCCCGCATGATCATGGCCGGGCTGCACTTCAAGGGCGACGTACCTTTCCGCGACGTTTACTTCACCAGCATCATCCGCGACATGAAGGGGCGAAAGCTCTCCAAGTCGCTCGGCAACTCGCCCGACCCGCTCAAGGTGATCGACACCTATGGCACCGACGCCCTGCGCTTTACCATCGTCTACATCGCGCCGCTCGGGCAGGATGTGCTCTTTGGCGAGGAGAAGTGCGAGCTTGGCCGCAACTTTGCCACCAAAATCTGGAACGCCTCTCGCTTTGTCTTCATGCAGCGCGAAAAGCTCTTCTCCACCCGCGAGGAGTTCGTCGAAGCTTTCGCGGGCTTCACGCCCGACCGCGCATTGCTCTCCACCGCCGGACTCTGGCTCATGTCGCGCTACAACGCGATGCTCGAACGCTACCATCAGGCGATGGCCAGCTTCAAGGTGAACGACATGGTGAAGATCGTGCACGAGTTTTTCTGGGGCGACTACTGCGACTGGTACGTCGAGGCGCTCAAGAGCGAGCTGGCGGGCGAGACCTCTGAGGAGCGGGGACACCACGCGGTGTGTCTGGCGGTCTCGGTGCTCGAAGGAGTGCTCAAGGCGCTGCATCCGGTCATGCCATTTATTACCGATGAGATCTGGCATGCCATCGCGCCACGCGGCAACGAAGAGACCATCGCCAAAGAGGTGATGCCGCAGCCTGATGCGTCGTGGACGGCGGAAGACGCCGCCGCTTTCGATCTGGTGCGCAACATGGTGTCGGAAATCCGCAGCCTCCGCTCGGCCTTCAACGTGCCGCACGATTTGCGAGCCAGCGCGGTCATCCGGGTATCTTCACCCGGAACGCTCGCTGCTCTTGAAGCCGGCCGCAATATTTTTCCTGCCCTGACACGGTGCGAAGTCGAACTCGGCGAAAGCGTCGAAAGACCCGCCCACTCGGCAGCTTCGGTGGTTGATGGCAATGAACTTTTTATCAGGCTGGAAGGGTTAATATCGTTCGAAAAGGAAAAAGAGCGTCTGCAGAAAGAGATCACGAAGGTCACTGCCTACATTGGATCGTTGGAGAAAAAACTTTCAAACGAAAAGTTTGTTTCAAACGCTCCAGCCGATGTGGTGGCGAAGGAGAAAGAAAAACTCGAAGAGTCGCGCTCAATGGTGTTGAAGCTGCAAGAGAACCTCGAAGTTCTCTCGTGA
- the clpP gene encoding ATP-dependent Clp endopeptidase proteolytic subunit ClpP, with the protein MANINFGFDHHAKKLYSGAIENSINSQLVPMVIETSGRGERAFDIFSRLLRERIIFLGSPIDEHVAGLIMAQLIFLESEDPERDISIYINSPGGSVSAGLGIYDTMQYIRPDISTVCVGMAASMGAFLLASGTTGKRASLPHSRIMIHQPSGGAQGQETDILIQAREIEKIRHLLEDLLAKHTGQDVVKIREDSERDRWMSATEAKEYGLIDQIFEKRPAPAKED; encoded by the coding sequence ATGGCAAATATCAATTTCGGTTTCGACCATCACGCCAAAAAGCTCTACTCTGGAGCGATTGAAAACAGCATCAACAGTCAGCTTGTGCCGATGGTCATCGAGACCTCGGGTCGTGGCGAACGCGCATTCGATATCTTCTCCCGTCTGCTCAGGGAGCGCATCATTTTTCTTGGCTCTCCTATCGACGAGCATGTGGCCGGTCTCATCATGGCGCAGCTCATCTTCCTCGAATCGGAAGACCCGGAGCGCGACATCTCCATCTACATCAACTCGCCTGGCGGCAGCGTTTCGGCAGGGCTCGGTATCTACGACACGATGCAGTACATCCGCCCGGACATCTCGACGGTGTGCGTCGGCATGGCGGCCAGCATGGGTGCGTTCCTGCTCGCCAGTGGCACGACCGGCAAGCGGGCCTCGCTGCCGCACTCGCGCATCATGATCCACCAGCCTTCGGGCGGCGCGCAGGGCCAGGAGACCGACATTCTCATTCAGGCCCGCGAGATCGAAAAAATCCGCCACCTGCTTGAAGACCTGCTCGCCAAACATACCGGTCAGGATGTGGTGAAAATCCGCGAGGACTCCGAGCGCGACCGCTGGATGAGCGCCACCGAGGCCAAGGAGTACGGCCTGATCGACCAGATTTTCGAGAAACGTCCGGCTCCGGCTAAAGAGGATTGA
- the thyX gene encoding FAD-dependent thymidylate synthase, translated as MQVRLISVTNPLIEIDHRQLTPEGLMAYCARVSSPHQETPDYEKLLAYCIQNKHWSVFEMVDMTVEITTSRAISPQILRHRSFCFQEFSQRYAKAQTTEKYEPRRQDVKNRQNSLDDLDEATIKWFDEAQDKIAQLAFESYEEALEKGIAKECARVLLPLATQTRLYMKGSVRSWIHYLEVRTDPATQKEHRDIAEAVQAIFTEQFPVTSRALGWKNG; from the coding sequence ATGCAGGTACGCCTCATCTCCGTCACCAACCCGCTCATCGAAATCGACCACCGCCAGCTCACGCCGGAAGGACTCATGGCCTACTGCGCTCGCGTATCGAGCCCGCACCAGGAGACACCGGATTACGAAAAGCTGCTCGCCTACTGCATCCAGAACAAGCACTGGAGCGTCTTCGAGATGGTTGACATGACCGTGGAAATCACCACCTCCCGTGCCATTTCTCCGCAGATTCTGCGCCATCGCAGCTTCTGTTTCCAGGAATTTTCACAGCGATACGCCAAAGCGCAGACCACTGAAAAGTACGAGCCGAGGCGTCAGGATGTGAAAAACAGGCAGAACTCGCTGGATGATCTCGACGAGGCGACCATAAAGTGGTTTGACGAAGCGCAGGACAAAATCGCGCAGCTCGCGTTCGAGAGTTATGAAGAGGCGCTGGAGAAAGGCATCGCCAAAGAGTGCGCCCGCGTACTGCTGCCGCTCGCCACGCAGACCCGGCTCTACATGAAAGGCTCCGTGCGAAGCTGGATCCACTACCTCGAAGTCCGCACCGACCCCGCCACTCAGAAAGAGCACCGCGATATCGCTGAAGCCGTACAGGCGATTTTCACCGAGCAGTTCCCGGTGACAAGCCGGGCGCTTGGGTGGAAAAACGGATGA
- the accD gene encoding acetyl-CoA carboxylase, carboxyltransferase subunit beta produces MVWFKRAIPSIRTKDKRDTPEGLWSKCDACGAALHKKQLEDHLYTCPHCGFHFRISPDLYFSFLFDDGKWDEFDAQLRAADPLKFVDTKDYPERVRSTMQKSGKSEACRNATGKLGGSDTVISGMDFSFIGGSMGSVVGEKIARAADRSVELNAPLIVISQSGGARMMEGAFSLMQMAKTSARLTRLGERGIPFISLMTDPTMGGISASFAMLGDLNISEPKALIGFAGPRVIRDTIKRDLPEGFQRAEFLQEHGFVDTIVHRKDLRAQLIKLLGHMK; encoded by the coding sequence ATGGTCTGGTTCAAACGGGCGATTCCTTCGATACGAACAAAGGACAAGCGAGATACCCCGGAAGGGTTGTGGTCGAAATGCGATGCGTGCGGCGCTGCTCTGCACAAAAAACAGCTTGAAGATCACCTCTATACCTGTCCGCATTGCGGTTTTCATTTCCGCATTTCGCCAGATCTCTATTTTTCCTTCCTGTTTGACGACGGGAAGTGGGATGAGTTCGACGCACAGCTCAGGGCTGCCGATCCGCTCAAGTTCGTCGATACCAAGGACTACCCTGAGCGCGTTCGCTCCACGATGCAGAAATCGGGCAAAAGCGAGGCGTGCCGGAATGCAACCGGCAAGCTTGGCGGCTCTGATACGGTCATTTCGGGTATGGATTTCAGCTTCATCGGCGGTTCGATGGGTTCGGTGGTCGGCGAGAAGATCGCCCGCGCTGCCGACAGGAGTGTGGAATTGAACGCGCCGCTCATTGTCATTTCGCAGTCCGGCGGCGCGCGCATGATGGAGGGGGCGTTCAGCCTCATGCAGATGGCCAAGACCTCGGCGCGGTTGACGCGTCTCGGCGAGCGCGGCATCCCGTTCATCTCGCTCATGACCGACCCGACGATGGGCGGCATCAGCGCTTCGTTCGCCATGCTCGGCGACCTGAACATCAGCGAGCCGAAAGCGCTCATCGGTTTTGCCGGGCCGCGCGTCATTCGCGACACCATCAAACGCGATCTTCCCGAAGGCTTCCAGCGTGCCGAGTTTCTGCAGGAGCACGGCTTCGTTGACACCATCGTCCACCGCAAGGATTTGCGTGCGCAGCTCATCAAGCTGCTCGGGCACATGAAGTGA